A stretch of the Dechloromonas sp. TW-R-39-2 genome encodes the following:
- a CDS encoding ATP-binding protein has product MTDSPPSIPVSLQRPHRALGVAAMLVLFLLTALLAYQTSERQGFRQMRDEASHQLDVLAAAIDSEVTRHASIPSAVELNPEVLALLRAPEEKQDVLQPAANRFLQKLNDHLGGPAIFVLDTRGRVVASSDWIFSRNMLDADLSYMPFFKGAVAGMPERHYAVDNVRNEVGYYFALPIRDELNDWKVIGIAVVKSGLRELERRWLAQEAPALIVDNNGIVLLASPPEWRYATIQPKSPEVLAKVSREQFAGQALGTTSLDIAIDAAQEGTVVRLSKHLKPDSGPLQGARSYLALSRHLPGTAWRIVVFSDLRPVMIQASTHAALATAASGCLLLWLLYLNQRRRLQRGREEAQAMLEQANQELERNVEARTADLSDAVTRLQREVAERQRAEQTLRAAQDELVQAGKLAVLGQMATGITHELSQPLGAIRTLSANAVEFMHRGDMATAEKNLGIVGQLTEQMGGIITPLKTFARKSPAVPAAVDVRQAVDSALFLFEQRLRKQNVAVDRQFGPDSWIAWCDQNRLQQVLVNLIGNAIDAMADEPERRLSFSVERASSGQLALAVSDSGSGFTEAALEHLFEPFFTTKQPGEGLGLGLAISRDILRDFGGDLMAGPAPGGGARFVVLLPAFSGDSVAEE; this is encoded by the coding sequence ATGACTGATTCCCCGCCGAGCATTCCGGTCAGCCTGCAGCGGCCGCACCGCGCCCTGGGCGTGGCGGCGATGCTGGTTCTGTTCCTGCTGACCGCCTTGCTGGCTTATCAAACCTCCGAACGTCAGGGGTTTCGCCAGATGCGCGACGAAGCCAGCCACCAGCTCGATGTGCTGGCGGCGGCGATCGATAGCGAAGTTACCCGGCACGCGTCGATTCCCAGCGCCGTCGAGCTGAACCCCGAAGTGCTCGCCCTGTTGCGTGCGCCGGAGGAAAAGCAGGATGTGCTGCAGCCGGCGGCCAATCGTTTCCTCCAGAAACTCAATGACCATCTCGGTGGCCCGGCGATTTTCGTGCTCGATACGCGCGGCCGCGTGGTCGCGTCGAGCGACTGGATTTTTTCACGCAACATGCTCGATGCCGACCTGTCCTACATGCCTTTCTTCAAGGGCGCGGTGGCCGGCATGCCGGAGCGGCATTACGCGGTCGACAACGTACGCAATGAAGTCGGCTATTACTTCGCCTTGCCGATTCGCGATGAACTGAATGACTGGAAGGTGATCGGCATTGCCGTCGTCAAATCCGGCCTGCGCGAACTTGAGCGTCGCTGGCTGGCGCAGGAGGCGCCGGCGCTGATCGTCGACAACAACGGCATCGTCCTGCTCGCTTCGCCGCCGGAATGGCGCTATGCCACGATCCAGCCCAAGTCGCCCGAGGTGCTGGCCAAGGTCAGTCGCGAGCAGTTCGCCGGTCAGGCGTTGGGAACGACCTCGCTCGATATTGCGATCGATGCTGCCCAGGAGGGGACGGTAGTTCGTCTTTCAAAACACTTGAAACCGGATAGCGGCCCGCTGCAGGGGGCGCGTTCCTATCTGGCGCTGAGTCGCCATCTGCCCGGCACGGCCTGGCGCATCGTGGTGTTTTCGGATTTGCGCCCGGTAATGATCCAGGCCTCGACGCATGCTGCGCTGGCCACGGCGGCCAGCGGCTGCCTGCTGCTCTGGCTGCTTTATCTCAATCAGCGACGGCGCTTGCAGCGCGGGCGGGAAGAGGCGCAAGCCATGCTTGAGCAGGCCAACCAGGAGCTGGAACGTAATGTCGAGGCGCGTACCGCCGATCTTTCCGACGCCGTGACGCGGCTGCAGCGCGAGGTGGCCGAACGTCAGCGGGCCGAGCAAACCCTGCGTGCCGCGCAGGACGAACTGGTCCAGGCCGGCAAGCTCGCCGTGCTCGGCCAGATGGCGACCGGCATCACGCACGAGCTCAGCCAGCCGCTCGGGGCGATTCGCACCTTGTCGGCCAATGCCGTCGAGTTCATGCATCGCGGCGATATGGCGACGGCCGAAAAGAACCTCGGCATCGTCGGACAACTGACCGAACAGATGGGTGGCATCATTACCCCGCTCAAGACCTTTGCCCGCAAATCACCGGCCGTGCCGGCGGCGGTGGATGTGCGGCAAGCCGTCGACAGCGCGCTTTTCTTGTTCGAGCAGCGCCTGCGTAAGCAGAATGTCGCGGTCGACCGCCAATTTGGCCCGGATTCATGGATCGCCTGGTGCGACCAGAATCGTTTGCAGCAGGTGCTGGTCAACCTGATCGGCAATGCGATCGACGCGATGGCCGACGAGCCGGAACGACGCCTCAGCTTCTCGGTCGAGCGCGCCTCTTCCGGGCAGTTGGCGCTGGCCGTCAGTGACAGCGGCAGCGGTTTTACCGAAGCGGCGCTCGAGCATTTGTTCGAACCATTTTTCACAACCAAGCAACCCGGCGAAGGGCTGGGCCTCGGGCTGGCCATTTCGCGCGATATCCTGCGCGACTTCGGGGGCGATTTAATGGCTGGTCCGGCACCCGGCGGCGGGGCGCGCTTTGTCGTTCTGCTGCCGGCCTTTTCCGGCGATTCTGTGGCTGAGGAATAA
- a CDS encoding amino acid ABC transporter ATP-binding protein encodes MIKIANVSKNYGAFDVLKDCSTTVNKGEVVVVCGPSGSGKSTLIKCVNGLEPFQSGEIIVNGTSVGDPKTNLSKLRSHVGMVFQHFELFPHMSITENLAIAQIKVLKRSKEEAMDKGLKLLDRVGLKAHAHKFPGQLSGGQQQRVAIARALAMDPICMLFDEPTSALDPEMINEVLDVMTELAQEGMTMMCVTHEMGFAKRVAHRVIFMDHGRIVEDDSKDAFFANPRSERAQQFLAKILQH; translated from the coding sequence ATGATCAAGATTGCAAATGTCAGCAAGAATTACGGTGCCTTCGATGTCCTCAAGGATTGCAGCACCACGGTCAACAAGGGCGAAGTGGTCGTTGTCTGCGGCCCGTCCGGCTCGGGCAAGTCGACGCTGATCAAGTGCGTCAACGGTCTCGAACCGTTCCAGTCCGGTGAAATCATCGTCAACGGCACCTCGGTTGGCGATCCGAAAACCAATCTGTCCAAGCTGCGCTCCCACGTCGGCATGGTGTTCCAACACTTCGAACTCTTTCCGCACATGAGCATTACCGAGAATCTGGCCATTGCCCAGATCAAGGTGCTCAAGCGCAGCAAGGAAGAAGCGATGGACAAGGGGCTCAAGCTGCTCGACCGCGTTGGCCTCAAGGCGCATGCCCACAAGTTCCCCGGCCAGTTGTCCGGCGGCCAGCAGCAGCGCGTGGCGATTGCCCGGGCACTGGCGATGGACCCGATCTGCATGTTGTTCGACGAGCCGACCTCGGCGCTCGACCCGGAAATGATCAACGAAGTGCTCGACGTGATGACCGAGCTGGCGCAGGAAGGCATGACCATGATGTGCGTGACGCACGAAATGGGCTTCGCCAAGCGTGTCGCGCATCGCGTGATCTTCATGGATCACGGCCGTATCGTCGAAGACGACAGCAAGGATGCCTTCTTCGCCAACCCGCGCTCCGAACGCGCCCAGCAGTTCCTCGCCAAGATCCTGCAGCACTGA
- the gltK gene encoding glutamate/aspartate ABC transporter permease GltK yields the protein MYEFDWSSIPGALPFLWDGMKISLEITALAVVIGIVWGTLLAMMRLSPIKAVSLFAAGYVNLFRAVPLVMVLLWFFLIVPKALEQLFGLPSGTDMRLTSAMIGFALFEAAYYSEIIRAGIQSVPKGQIGASYALGMTYSQAMRLVILPQAFRNMVPLLLTQGIILFQDTSLVYVSALADFFGAAYKVGDRDGRLVEMLLFAGLIYFVICFSASQLVKRLQKKYHPA from the coding sequence ATGTACGAATTCGACTGGTCTTCGATTCCCGGCGCCTTGCCCTTCCTCTGGGACGGCATGAAGATTTCGCTGGAAATCACCGCGCTCGCCGTGGTCATCGGCATCGTCTGGGGCACCTTGCTGGCCATGATGCGCCTGTCGCCGATCAAGGCGGTTTCCTTGTTCGCCGCCGGCTATGTCAATCTGTTCCGCGCCGTGCCGCTGGTCATGGTGCTGCTCTGGTTCTTCCTGATCGTGCCCAAGGCGCTTGAGCAACTGTTCGGCTTGCCGAGCGGCACCGACATGCGCCTGACCTCGGCCATGATCGGCTTTGCGCTGTTCGAGGCGGCCTACTACTCCGAAATCATCCGGGCCGGCATCCAGAGCGTGCCGAAGGGTCAGATCGGCGCTTCCTACGCGCTCGGCATGACTTACAGCCAGGCGATGCGCCTGGTGATCCTGCCGCAGGCTTTCCGCAACATGGTGCCGCTGCTCCTGACGCAAGGGATCATCCTCTTCCAGGACACCTCGCTGGTTTATGTCTCGGCATTGGCCGACTTCTTCGGCGCCGCCTACAAGGTGGGCGATCGCGACGGTCGACTGGTTGAAATGCTGCTTTTTGCCGGCCTCATCTATTTCGTTATCTGCTTCTCCGCTTCGCAGCTCGTGAAGCGTCTCCAGAAAAAATATCATCCGGCCTGA
- a CDS encoding amino acid ABC transporter permease, whose protein sequence is MNYQWNWGVFLQPSASGDDTYLGWMLAGFKMTITLSLTAWVLALLLGALVGVLRTVPNKVLAGLATAYVELFRNIPLLVQLFIWYFVLPELLPTAIGDAYKQSNPVFQQFLAAMVCLGLFTSARVAEQIRSGINSLPKGQKNAGLALGFTLPQTYRFVMLPMAFRLVVPPLTSEFLNIFKNSAVCSTIGLLELAAQGRQLVDYTAQPYESFIAVTIAYVLINVTVMFLMRKVEHRIAVPGYIGGK, encoded by the coding sequence ATGAATTACCAATGGAACTGGGGCGTTTTCCTGCAGCCAAGTGCGAGCGGTGATGACACCTATCTCGGCTGGATGCTGGCCGGCTTCAAAATGACCATCACGCTGTCGTTGACCGCGTGGGTCCTGGCCTTGCTGCTCGGTGCGCTGGTCGGGGTGCTGCGCACCGTGCCGAACAAAGTGTTGGCTGGTCTGGCGACTGCCTACGTCGAGCTTTTTCGCAACATTCCGCTGCTCGTCCAGCTGTTCATCTGGTATTTCGTCTTGCCCGAATTGTTGCCGACCGCGATTGGCGATGCCTACAAGCAGTCGAATCCGGTCTTCCAGCAGTTCCTCGCGGCCATGGTCTGCCTGGGGTTGTTCACCAGCGCCCGCGTCGCCGAGCAGATTCGCTCCGGCATCAATTCGCTGCCCAAGGGGCAGAAGAATGCCGGTCTGGCACTCGGCTTCACGCTGCCGCAAACCTATCGTTTCGTGATGTTGCCGATGGCCTTCCGCCTGGTCGTTCCGCCGCTGACCTCCGAGTTCCTCAATATCTTCAAGAATTCCGCCGTCTGTTCGACCATCGGTCTGCTTGAACTGGCTGCCCAGGGGCGCCAACTGGTCGATTACACGGCGCAGCCCTACGAATCCTTCATCGCGGTGACCATCGCCTATGTGCTGATCAACGTGACCGTGATGTTCCTGATGCGCAAGGTCGAGCACCGCATTGCCGTGCCTGGCTATATCGGAGGCAAATAA
- a CDS encoding asparaginase has product MLNRFLSRCLLVAAACVAAVPAFAAKPNVVILATGGTIAGAGADAAKSATYQAAKVPVDKLIAGIPTLADVAEVRGEQVFQIASESFTNEHLVTLGKRVAALAKQGDVDGIVVTHGTDTLEETAYFLNLVVRTDKPIVVVGSMRPGTAMSADGLLNLFNAVGVAASKDARSKGVIVAMNDELNSGRDVSKMINIQTGAFKSPWGPLGMVVEGKNYWFRLPAKRHTANSEFDIEKIDALAPVEIAYGYGNTTDTAYRAFADKGAKAIIHAGTGNGSVSNRVVPALRELRGKGVQIIRSSHVNAGGFVLRNAEQPDDQYDWVVAHDLNPQKARILAAVALTKTNDSKELQRIFWEY; this is encoded by the coding sequence ATGCTGAATCGTTTTCTTTCCCGCTGCCTGCTGGTTGCCGCAGCCTGTGTTGCTGCCGTTCCTGCTTTCGCCGCCAAGCCCAATGTCGTGATTCTTGCGACCGGTGGAACCATCGCTGGGGCCGGCGCGGATGCCGCCAAAAGCGCGACCTATCAGGCGGCCAAGGTGCCGGTCGACAAATTGATCGCCGGTATTCCGACCCTGGCCGATGTGGCCGAGGTGCGTGGCGAACAGGTTTTTCAGATTGCCTCCGAAAGCTTTACCAACGAGCATCTGGTCACGCTGGGCAAGCGTGTCGCCGCACTGGCCAAGCAAGGCGATGTCGACGGCATCGTTGTGACCCATGGCACCGATACCCTGGAGGAAACGGCCTATTTCCTGAATCTGGTGGTGCGGACCGACAAGCCTATCGTCGTCGTCGGGTCGATGCGTCCGGGCACGGCGATGTCGGCTGACGGCCTGCTCAACCTGTTCAATGCCGTTGGCGTCGCTGCCAGTAAGGATGCCCGTAGCAAGGGTGTCATCGTTGCGATGAACGACGAACTGAACAGCGGTCGCGATGTGTCCAAAATGATCAATATCCAGACCGGTGCATTCAAGAGCCCGTGGGGTCCGCTCGGCATGGTGGTCGAAGGCAAGAACTACTGGTTCCGCCTGCCGGCCAAGCGCCACACCGCCAATTCCGAGTTCGATATCGAAAAAATCGACGCCCTGGCGCCGGTCGAGATTGCCTACGGTTACGGCAATACCACCGACACGGCCTATCGTGCTTTTGCCGACAAGGGTGCCAAGGCCATCATTCATGCCGGTACCGGCAATGGTTCGGTGAGCAACCGGGTTGTACCGGCCTTGCGTGAATTGCGCGGCAAGGGCGTGCAGATCATCCGTTCTTCGCACGTCAATGCCGGCGGCTTTGTGTTGCGCAATGCCGAACAGCCGGATGACCAGTACGACTGGGTCGTGGCGCACGATCTCAATCCGCAGAAGGCACGCATCCTGGCGGCGGTGGCGCTGACTAAAACGAATGACAGCAAGGAATTGCAGCGTATTTTCTGGGAGTACTGA